From Vigna unguiculata cultivar IT97K-499-35 chromosome 5, ASM411807v1, whole genome shotgun sequence, the proteins below share one genomic window:
- the LOC114186123 gene encoding uncharacterized protein LOC114186123: MMFKRGGGCGSGGVSISMLPSSTMLVGLCRPRRRLRRRRGSSIRLGNKRRGFCLGSRPVVQWGVMAPLRMLKKIIMEITPKGHWIEAYCWSLPLLRPQLFPLC, from the coding sequence ATGATGTTTAAGAgaggtggtggttgtggtagtggtggtgtGAGCATTTCAATGTTGCCAAGTTCTACCATGTTGGTTGGGTTGTGCCGACCTCGGCGACGGCTCCGGCGACGGCGCGGCAGCAGCATTCGGCTAGGGAACAAGAGAAGAGGGTTCTGCCTTGGATCACGTCCTGTGGTACAATGGGGTGTCATGGCTCCTCTTAGGATGTTGAAGAAGATCATCATGGAAATAACACCAAAGGGTCATTGGATAGAGGCTTATTGTTGGTCTTTACCTCTTCTACGTCCACAACTGTTTCCTCTTTGTTAA